The genome window GGAATCGCGCCGGGGGATTTATGGGACGGGTGCACCAACGTACACGTCGGCGCCTGGGTCCTGGCGGGCTATATCCGTCACTTCGGCTACAACTGGCGAGCTATCGGCGCTTACAACGCGGGACCGTCTTCGTCACCTGAGACTGAACTTAAACGAATAACTTATGCAAAACGTGTTTTCCACAATCTGTCTATTAACAACCCTCCTGATGGGCTGCGCATCCGTGCCGGACACACAGGCGATTCATGATGAGACCGAGCAATCGCTCACACTCGGCATCACGCAAGTACGCGGAACACCCGATCACTTTCTGATATGCGCGGATTGCCCGGCATCCACACAAAAGACCACAGTTAGCAGATCTGTTCATCGGGCCGAATCGCAATCGGGTAAATATTCACAGCACGCGCCACGCAAACTCACTACCCATTTCGATCATGCTTCCTCTGTCCTTAGAGATTCAGATCGGGTTGCACTTGCACAGTTGGTTAACACATTACCAGAAACCTATCGGATCACGATCACCGGCTACACCGATAACACGGCTACGGGTGGCACGATCACCAATGACACTCTGGCTCAGAAACGTGCGCAATCAGTAATGAAATTTTTAAACGATAAGGGTGTAGACAAAAACGATATCACGCTCAAGGTCTCATCGCTTTGTTGCTATGTCGCTTCCAACGCCACCGAATCAGGCCGTGCGAAAAACCGTCGTGCGGAAATCATTGTCACTTCACTTTCCACTTCACATCACGAAAAAGAGGAAATCAATCCATGATGTTATGCAATACCAGAAGCTATGCTCAGTTGAGCATCGCCTTTTCCGCGCTGTTCCTTCCAGGGCTGGCGCTGGCCGCCACCACTGGCGGTGAGTTCCAGGCCTTCTACGATTTCATCTATGGCGCCGCGTCCGGTTATCTCGGCCGTGGACTGGCCATCACCGGCGGTGTCTTCGGCCTGGCCTATGGCATCGGACGGGGTTCAGCATTGCCCGCGGTGCTCGGAATCATATTGGCCATCTTCGGCGTGCTCGGTCCCACCATCATCAACGCCCTGTTCAGCTCCGCGACGATCTGAATTATGGAGATGGCGCGCTACATGATCCCCCGCCACCTGGATGACCCGCCGATGGTTTTTATGTGGGATGCGGATGAAGCGGGCACCTTTATGTTTCTGATGCTGTTCGGCGCCCTGTTTCAACAGTTTATCGCAGGAATCGTGCTGGGATTTATCACGGCACGGGCTCTGGCGCGCATTAAACAAGCAGGAGGTCGTGGATTGATCCTGCGTTTTCTCTATTGGTATACGCGCTCCGATCTCTGGATCAAGTGCCGCGCTCCCAGCTTCGTGCGGGAGTACGCCGGATGAAACTGCAACGGTTCCGTTCCAGCCTCGCGGCCGCCCAATGGAGTGGCAGGTTGTGGTTCGTAGTGGCGGCGGTCATGGCGCTTTCCAATCTGATCCTTAGCTGGCACACCATGATGAATGATGTCCGCGAGAAAACGGTATTCGTGCCGCCCGAGTTCAGCCAACCGTTTTGGGTACAAGGTAATGAAGCCAGTCCAGAGTATCTGACCCAGGTAGGTGAGTGGTTCGCTTCCCTGATGCTGTCCTACACACCGAAGAATCTGGACCACCGTATCCAGACCTTTCTCCGTTACGCATCACCCGATGCCTATGCTGTCTTGCATACACAGCTAGCCGAAGAGGCCGAGCGCATCAAGCAGCATGAGATGTCGGCCATGTTCTTTCCAATAGACGCCATGGTGCGGGGCAACTTCGTGGCCATCATCGGCCAGCAAATTGTGCGGGTGGGCAAAGAAATCGTCAGTGAAAACCGCATTGCCTACCGCATGAAATTTCAACTGCAAGGTGGATTCATCCACATCACAGAATTCCAAGAGGTCAATCGTGATAAACCGTTTGTTGTTAATAACGATACTCACACTACCCGTTAGTGCATTCGCACTTCAGGTCGTGGATGTCGTGGATGGGCGAACCGTGCCGGTCAAGGTATCGCTGAAGGAACTCAATCGCATATCCATGGCCGATGGGGCGCGCATCGATCACATCTGGGGTGCTGAAGACCGGATGCGCGTGGAGCCTGACAAAACCTCCGGTCAGCTCTTCGTGCGGGTCATCGGCGTGAAACCGTTCTCTCTTTTTGTACGCGCTGACAACGGTGAGACATATACCTTACTGGCCGCGCCCACGGACATCCCCGCCGAGACCGTGTTTCTTCGACCGCCCTACCACGGCAACCAGAGTGGCAACTCGGCGGACCGGGCATTGCCCTTCATCAAACGTATTCAGCGCCTGATGTCTTCTCTGGGACGCAACGCATTGCCCGAAGACTACACGCCCCGCGCCGCTCCCGAGACCATTCCCCTTTGGGAGGAAGTGCAACTGGAGCGGAAAACGATCTACACCGGCGACACCCTCACCAATCTTACCCAGGAAGAAATGCAGCTGGATGAGCGTGAATTACGGATTCTGCCGGGGCATCCCATTGCGGCGATTGCCATCGACACACATCGGCTGCGCGCCCATGAATCGACTGACGTCTTCGTCGCGCGGATCATACGAGGGGTGCAACCATGACAGACACCCATGAGGCCACTTCCACAACCAGTACGGCCGCACGCAAGCGCCAAACCATCATCACGCTCGGTGCTGCGGGCCTGTTGTTCGGCGGCATCCTACTGGGACTTTATTTGACCGACCCACAACAACAAATCGCGACGAACAATGACCAGGTGTCGAGTGATGAAGAAATTACCGAACATTTCAACCTGCCCGGTAAGAAGGTCGATCCACGTGAAGTGTGGATCTCCCGCGGCGAGAGCGACATCAATACTCTGAAGAAATCCAACGCCGAGTTCACACGCACCATCGAACAGCTACGCGGTGAGATAGCACAACTACAAACGAATCAGGCACGCGCCAATCAAGCCACCCCTTCGGTGCCGCTGAACACCGGGGTGGCGACCTTTCCCACGCTGCCGCCGCCACCGCCGCCCCGCAAACAGTCACCGGCTTCAGGCACGATGGTGGATACGGTGCTTTCGGATGCGGCGGGACAAACCGCCAACAACCTGGGCGTCAACCGCAACGGCAGCACAATATCTTCTTCCGCGATTCTATCCGTCAGTCTGGCGGACACTCCCGTACCCGATGACAAAGACAAACAGGGGGCCAAAAAGAAACCCCCGTGCAACGTCACCAACTGCATCCCACCCGGAGCATTTGCCAAAGCGGCGTTGCTCTCGGGCCTGGATGCGCCCACCGGCGGCAGGGCCGACACCAACCCTCATCCGGTATTGCTGGAACTACTCGATACCGCATCGTTGCCTAACCGGTACCGTTCGCGGGTTAAAGAATGCCGCGTCGTGGCGGCCGGTTTCGGACGCATTTCCGATGAACGTGCTTATCTGCGCCTGGAAAGACTGTCCTGCGTGCTACGCGGCGGGGAGATACTCGATGTGCCGCTCAAGGGTTACGTCTCCGGCGAGGACGGCAAGGTCGGCATGCGTGGCCACCTGATCAGCAAACAGGGAGCGCTCATCGCCCGCGCCCTCCTGGCAGGGACGGCCGGTGGTATCGGCAGCGCCATCTCACAATCCTACAGCTCAGTCCTGACCTCGCCAACCGGCGCTGTCTCCACCATCGATCCGAGCAAGACACTGGAATTCGGTGTTGCCTCCGGCTTCGGCACCGCACTGGGGGAAATCTCTGACTGGTACCTCAAACGGGCCGACGAGACCTATCCCATTATCGAAATCGATGCCGGCCGTGTGGTGGAAATCGTACTAACTGAAGGTATCGAACTGGGCGTCAACATCGAGGAGAACCATTCATGAAACAAATCTACGGCATAGCGTTCATCTTGCTATTTTCGGCCCAATCCGCATCGGCTGAGGATACGCCAAGCTCGCTGAATTTTGCCAATGTGGAACGTACCGTCCACAAGGCATTACCGGGCACGCATATCACCTCAATCCAACCTTCGGTGCTACCGGGACTGGTCGAAATTATAGCCGGCCCCAATGTCCTGTACGCCGACCCCACAGGACACTATCTGGTGGTCGGCAGCATCTACGACATGCAAACCGCGACGGACCTCACTGCACAACGTAAACGCGAGGTCGCGCAAACAGCCAGGATCAAGTGGGATGATCTACCGCTGGAAACGGCGGTGAAATACGGCGGCCAGGGTCCAACCAAACTGGCTGTCTTCTTCGACCCTGACTGCCCCTGGTGCAAGCGACTGCACGAACAGCTGTCAGCGCTGGATGATGTCGAGGTCTACGCCATCATGTATCCAGTGGAATCCCTTCACGCTGGCGCCAAAAACAAGGCCGCGGCCATTCTCTGCTCTAGCGATCCATTGCAGGCACTGAACAGGGTGATGGCGGGCAAGGATCTTCCGGCCGTCTCTGACCCCACCTGTCTGGCGCGCAACAACGCCGCGATCGATCGCATCGAGGCCTTCGCGCGCAGCCATGACATCCACGGCACACCCACCCTGATCGCTCCGGATGGCCGGGTTCGCCCGGGGTTTCTCCAGGCAAAGCCACTCAAGGCCTGGCTCGACGCGTCAAGTTAAGGAACGGGATAAACACATGATTAAATTGATTGCGCTAACGTTCTTTACATTACCTATCGTCCTCAGCGGCTGTGCCACCGCTAAATACGCCTGTGGCGTACCCGAGGGCATCGGTTGCAAGCCACTGAGTGAGGTACACCGAATGGCACAGGACGGTTTACTCAAAAGCCAGGCGGTGCCCGACAACCGTGATCCGGTAGCGCACGATCAAGACGAGGATGACTTTAACGGTGCTGATGCCCCGCAACCGCCCTCGGCTCACTCGCGCAGATCAGCGGGACTGGCAACGGTGTCGCCCGGCGCCCCCCTATTGATTCCACCCCGGACGATGCGGGTCTGGGTCGCTCCCTGGCCCGATGAGGACGGCACCTTGCACGACGAGACTTATCTGTATCTGCGGCTCGATAACGGCCATTGGGTCATGGAGAAGCCCTGATGTTATCCGCACTCACCAAACCCCTTCGCGCCTTCTTTGCCGAGTCACCACCCGGTGAAGGTTTGCAACGCAAAGCGTTGCCGCCCACCCAGGCGGAGTGGAATGCATTACTGCAACGTCACGGACTGTCACAACTGCTGCCCTATGAATCGTGGGATGAGGAAACCGGTCTCTACTACAACGAAGACAGTGTTTCCTGTCTGCTGGAAGTCACACCCTCGGTCGGCATGGACGACGAGACCCTGCGCGTGCTGTCCGGGATCTATAGCGGCCTGCCCTCCAACACCACGGTGCAATACACCCTCTACGCCTCGCCGGATATTTTACCGCTGATGAAGCGTTGGGCGAACCTGCGTCAGAAAGACGATGCGATCGGCGATGACGAGGCTCATATCCGTTCCCATCACCGCAACGAAAACATCTATCGGGCCACCTTGCGGCGGCGGGTGGACTATCTGCTCGGTGGCACCTGGGACAGTCTGTTTTCGGATCAGGCCATGCTGGTGCGCGACTTTCGTATCGTGTTGAGTCTCAGCCGACCATTGGATGAAAACGGCATCGCCGAGCAGATGGTGCAATTACGCGAATCGGTCACCGGCACGCTGCGTTCGGCGGGCCTGGGTTCACGTTCCATGGAGGCAGCGGCATTCATCAATTTCATGGATACCTTGCTCAATCCCCGTCCCGTTCGCCGCGACACACTCAGCTACCAGGAAGACAAACTGCTACGTGAACAGATGGTGGACAGCGATACGGTGATGCTGGCCGGCCGCGAAGGCCTGGCTCTGCAACACGGCGAGACACTGCTGGATCTGCGGCTCTATTCCGCGCGGGAGTATCCGGACACCTGGGCGGGCTGGGGCATGGACAAGCTCATCGGCGACGTGATGTCCAACACCCTGCGCATTCCCTGTCCTTTTCTGATGACCTTCATCGTGCACGTGCCCGATCAGGTGGCGGCGTCGGGCGAAGCCAAATACAAATCGGCCCGCGCCACCCAGATGGCGGATTCCCCAATCGGCAAATTCGTACCGGTCTGGAAAGATCGCAAGGCGGATTGGGATTTCGTTTCCAGCCAGATCCAGGCCGGTCACTCGCTGGTGCGCGGTGGCTTCCAGGTGGTGCTGTTTGCGCCGCACGGCAGCGGCAATCGCGCCGAACACCAGCTCAAGGCCCTGTATAAAAGCGCCGGATGGACGTTGAGCCGTGACTCTTTCGTTTCGGTGCATGCGTTTCTATCGGCTCTACCCATGACGGCCGGGCCGGGCTTCGTCAAGGAACTGGAAAGCTTTTCGAGGCTACGCACCTTTCTTACCTGGTCCTGCGCCAACCTCGCGCCCGCGACGGCGGAATGGTGGGGAACCGGCACACCATTGCTGATGCTGCAGGGACGACGCGGCCAGATCATGCACCTTGATCCCTGGGACAACAAACAGGGTAACTACAACATGGCCATGGCCGCGGCCAGTGGCTCGGGAAAATCGTTCCTTACCCAGGAAATCATCATGAGCATCCTGGGTACCGGTGGCCGGGTCTGGACCATCGATCGGGGCGAGTCCTACAAGAACATCTGCCAATTGTTGGAAGGCCGGTATCTGCGTTTCGATCATGACACCCGGATCAATCTCAATCCCTTCACGCGCATCACCGATGAGGGTTTCACTGACGACCTGCCCATGTTGAAGGCGCTGGTGGCGCACATGGCTTCACCTGCGTCAGCCTTGGGCGCCATGGAGTCGGCCTGGATCGAACAGGCGCTCAAGGAAGTCTGGACGGCGCACAAACAGCACACCACGGTCACCCATATATTCGACGCGCTCAAATCGGACAGTGACAAGCGCAAAGCGGACCTGGCCGATTGCCTGTTTCCCTACACGAAACACGGGGTCTACGCCCGTTTCTTCGAGGGCGAGAACAACCTCGATCTCGACAAACCCTTCGTGGCGCTGGAACTGAAAGACCTGGACGCCATGCCCGACCTGCAATCCCTGGTGCTGTTACTGCTGATGATGCGCATTACCGAGGACATGTATCTCGGTGAGCGCACCCAGCGCAAACTCTGTGTCATCGACGAGGCCTGGAAACTGATGGGCTCCGGCAACGCCGGCTCGTTTATCGAGGAAGGCTACCGCACGGCGCGTAAATACGAAGGCGCTTTTCTCACCGTCACTCAGGGCGTCAACGATTACTACAAATCAGGTACCGCCCAGGCCGCCTTCGAGAACTCCGACTGGGTATTCCTGCTGCGGCAGAAAAAAGAGAGCCTGATACAGCTACAGAAATCAGGCCGCTTCGCCATGGAAGAGTCCGAGATGAAATTGCTGCGTTCGGTGCACACCATCCACGGCAAGTATTCCGAAGTGGCCACCTACAGTCCCGACGGCATGGCCATCGGGCGGCTGATCGTCGATCCCTTCACGGAAAAGCTCTACTCCACCAAAGGCACCGAGTTCGATGCCATTCAGAAAATGGTGCGTCAGGGCATGACACTGGCCCAGGCGGTGGAACAACTCGCCAAGGGGGTGGAACGATGAACGGTGCCGTGATTAACAGTACTGGATTGGTCACGGTGATCATCGCGGCACTGGTCGGCAGTGCCGCGACGCTGTTGACGGAGCGCTGGATGGGACAGCCACAGAAACTGGCGACCGTCGATCCCGGCATCCTGGTCGCCGAACATCTGCAAACCATCGATCCGGGGATGGATGAGGACGCCATCAAGGCGCGCAGTCAGGCCTATGCAAAACGCCTCGATGCGGCGGTTACCCGTGTCGCCAACAAATACCACGTCGTGCTGCTGGTCAAACCTTCCGTGATCACGGGCGTGCCGGATCTCACCGACGAAGTCCGCAGGCAAGTCGATGAACAGGCGCGCTAAACAGTTCGCCAAGCGGACCGTCATCGGCTTGGCGACCACGATGATCGGCGTGATTATTGTTCAGGCCGCCCTTTCGCCCTGGTATCTGTTCGGCCTCAACATCGACAACAGTCTGCCAGGCTATGTCTATCTGGTGATTAGAGACGAACTGCCATTACGCCTCGATATCGCGGCCTTCCGGACACCACCCAATCCGTACTACCCGGAGGGCGCCCCTTTCATCAAGGTGGTGCTGGGTGTACCGGGAGATAGCGTGACCCGTAACGGACGGGAATTTTCCATCAACGGCGTAGCGATCGGATGGGCGAAGGAACAGACCCGCCGTGACCAGCCCCTGACACCTGGCCCAACGGGCATGCTTCCACCCGGCCACTACTTCTTCTGGACCCCGCACATCGACAGCTACGACTCGCGCTATGGTGAGATCGGCTGGATCACTACCGACCGCATACTGGGTCGTGCCGTGAGGCTGTTGTAATGAGTGTCGTGATGAGAAGCGTGTTAAGCGTAACGCTCCTGTTTGCCGTTTTGTCACTTATGCGGATTCCCATCGCAGGTGCCGGCACCGACCTGGGCGTCATCGGCCAGACCTACGAGATCGCCGAACCGAGCATGCTGGAAAGTATTTATGGCAAGCTCAAAACAGCCGACGAAAATGGCGAGCTGGCGAAGATCGAAGAGGACATGAAGGCGCGGTTCATCGCTTACGCTAACCGCCCCACAGGTGTGTCCCTGCCGCGCACCAAGACACACAAGGTTCGCTATTTCGACCCCACGGTGCGCTTTGCTCAGAGCATCAAAGACCATGAAGGCAAGGTGCTGTGGCCAGCCGGCACGACAGTCAATCCGCTGGATTACATCTCCCTGTCACAGCAGTGGATTTTTTTCAATGCCGATGACCCGGATCAGGCGGCCTGGGCACAGGCTTACGTGAAGCGTTATCCCGAGCAGGTCCGGCTCATTCTGACGCAGGGAGCCGTATTAAAGCTGATGGAAACATGGGACATGCGTCTGTACTTCGATCAGGGTGGCAGACTGGTGGAACGCTTCGGCATCGAAACCCTGCCTTCGGTGATCAGCCAGGACGGCAAGCGACTGCGCATCGATGAAATCGTGCCGGAGGATGCGCATGGTTAAGCGTAAATCATGGCAATTGGGTTTAGTGTTAGCGGCGTCCCTGCTCACCGGTGTGATGGTGCAATCCGCGAGTGCCGCCGGCACCTGCGGGGCCATGCCCTTCGTCAATCCCATCACCGATATCTGCTGGCGTTGCATATTTCCCTTGTTCATCGGCCCCGTCCCCGTCGCCACCATGGGACAGACCGACTCCGGCGCTACCAACGGTTATCCCCCCGCGGTTTGCATCTGTCCGATGGCTGCCCCGCCCTGGTTTCGCGTCGGTATCGGCACGGTTTTTTGGGAACCGGCGCGGGTCGCCGAAGCCGTTCGCACGCCCTGGTGTTCTCCCACGCTGGGCGGGATCACCCTGGCACCACCCGGATCATCCGTCGCCGGTCAGGGTGGTAACCGGACGACCCACGCGCATACGGAATCGGTGTCGTTTTACCACGTCCACTGGTTCATCTACCCGGTGATGTACTGGTTCAACATGATGACCAGTCAGGCCTGTGTGTCGCCGGAGCAATTCGACGTGGCCTTCATGACCGAGCTGGACCCGCTGTGGAACAACGACGAGATGAGCTTCATCCTCAATCCCGAAGCCGTGTTGTTCAACAATCCGGTGGCGCAAGCGGCCTGCGCCGCCGATTGTCTGGCTGCATCGGCTGGCTTTCCGCTGGACCCGCTGTTCTGGTGTCTCGGTTGTCAGGTGGGGCTGCATCCCTTGTCCGGCACGGTAAAACCGCATGAAAGTGGCCTGGCTTCTTCCACCGTGGCGGTGGAACGGCTGCACGCCACTCTACATCGTGCCCTGGTCGCGATGGATGTCAGCACCCCCGCCGCCATGTGCCTGCCCCTCCCGGCGCCCATCATGCAGAAGACCTGGTACAAGACCCAGCTGCTGCGCCCCATTCCCACGCCCTTGATGGCGCATCCCTACGGGCGCAGCACTACCTTGTGGGGCGCGGGTAAGGAATTTCCCATACAGGGCGAGGACTTCGCCTACATGATCTGGAGGCGACGCGCATGTTGCGCTTATTAGCCCTACCCCTGCTCGCGTTTGTTCAATTCGCCCATGCCGCGCCGGACAGTACGGCCGCCATGAACGACGCGGATCGAATGCGCGAGACGATGCACAACCGAACCTCGGATGTACTAAAACAAGCCGACGCCTTATCCACCTCACCGGAGTTTATTAACGAGCTGGAGAAGGAATCTTCGAGGATCATCGAACGATCCGACGCCCTGCCAAAGACCGCATTTCCCGTTCTGCCGGAACCCGATCCCGCGCAGCTATCACGGGCGCGCGCGGAAATCGGCAAACTGCTCGATCAGGCGGAACAGCACGATGTACCCATCGACACGAATAACGACAGCGGTCCACAGTTCTATGTCTTTGTTTCCTTCTCCATGCCGGATATAACACTGCGGCGACTGATGAACCAGGCCCGGCACATTGGCGCACCCCTGGTGTTGCGCGGCCTGGTCGAGAACGACATGAACAAGACCCGCATCAAGGTCGGCAAACTGCTAGACGCGGACAAAAAGGGGAATACGAGCATCGACGGCGGGTTGAGCATCGATCCCACCTTGTATGAGCGCTTTGGTGTCTCGGTCGTCCCTGCTTTTGTCCTCACGGATGCTCCGGTGCAAGCCTGCAGGCAAGACGGGTGCCCCACTCCGGATTTCGTGCGTCTGGCCGGGGATGTCACGCTGGAGTATGCCCTCGAGTCTATCGCCAGGGAAGTACCGGCGATGCGTGACGATGCCCAGGGGCTACTGGCAAACATGAAGGGGGAAATCCCGTGAGAAGACTCCTTCTTCCCTTGTTGCTATTGGCATTCCAGGGTGCAGGCTTTGCGGAAAGCATGCCGGTACCCGAAGCCCTGGAAGCGGGAAAGGCGTTCGGCAACGACGGGCGGCAACAAAGCCAGGATCTGACCGTCAACCAAAGCGCCGACACGGTGCCCGGCTACCAGGGCACCGACGTGCCGGAAACCCAGTACGCCGACAACCCCATGGCTATCGAGGATACGGCGCGTAGCCAGGTCAATCAGAACGAGACCGGTGCGTTTATCAGTGAATCGGCCACCTCGCGCCCGCAATTTCAGTTCGACAAAGAAAACGATCCCCTTTTTACACGTTCCGCGGCGATCGAGGAAAACCCGCAGTCGGTAGCGGGCAATATCACCGGCGAATTCTCCGGCTGCCAGAGTTCGACCATCACCACACCGCCGCAATACAGCGAGGAGACATGTGTCGAGTGGCGTGAAAGCCAGCAATACACGTGTCAGGAAACCCTCCAGTTGTCCTGCAACCGTCCTATCGAA of Candidatus Tenderia electrophaga contains these proteins:
- a CDS encoding conjugal transfer protein TraB, coding for MLCNTRSYAQLSIAFSALFLPGLALAATTGGEFQAFYDFIYGAASGYLGRGLAITGGVFGLAYGIGRGSALPAVLGIILAIFGVLGPTIINALFSSATI
- a CDS encoding conjugal transfer protein codes for the protein MRMVKRKSWQLGLVLAASLLTGVMVQSASAAGTCGAMPFVNPITDICWRCIFPLFIGPVPVATMGQTDSGATNGYPPAVCICPMAAPPWFRVGIGTVFWEPARVAEAVRTPWCSPTLGGITLAPPGSSVAGQGGNRTTHAHTESVSFYHVHWFIYPVMYWFNMMTSQACVSPEQFDVAFMTELDPLWNNDEMSFILNPEAVLFNNPVAQAACAADCLAASAGFPLDPLFWCLGCQVGLHPLSGTVKPHESGLASSTVAVERLHATLHRALVAMDVSTPAAMCLPLPAPIMQKTWYKTQLLRPIPTPLMAHPYGRSTTLWGAGKEFPIQGEDFAYMIWRRRACCAY